A window from Festucalex cinctus isolate MCC-2025b chromosome 12, RoL_Fcin_1.0, whole genome shotgun sequence encodes these proteins:
- the nemf gene encoding ribosome quality control complex subunit NEMF, translating into MKTRFTTADIRAAIAEINANYMGMRVNNVYDIDNKTYLIRLQKPDSKAVLLLESGIRIHSTDFEWPKNMMPSGFAMKCRKHLKTRRLTQVKQLGIDRIIDLQFGSDEAAYHLIVELYDRGNIVLTDHEYTILNLLRFRTAEAEDVKIAVRERYPVENARPPEPLITLQRLTEIIGKAQNGEQVKRVLNPHLTYGATLLEHCFIEAGLSGSVKVDNQVDASQVAPKILEALQMAEMYMEKTENFSGKGFIIQKSEKKASLTPGKASEELLTYDEFHPFLFAQHLKSPYLEFESFNKAVDEFFSKMESQKIDMKALQQEKQALKKLENVKRDHEQRLEALHQVQEVDRVKGELVEMNLAVVERALQVIRSALANQVDWTEIGVLVKEAQVAGDPVACAIKDLKLQTNNITMLLKNPYLTEEEQEEKEEEETLKEAMLEKGKKNKNKDKGQNKKLQKNKPMLVDVDLSLSAYANAKKYYDCKRSAEKKEQKTIQAADKAMKSAEKKTQQTLKEVQTVTTIQKARKVYWFEKFLWFITSENYLVIAGRDQQQNEMIVKRYLRAGDIYVHADLHGATSCVIKNPSGNPIPPRTLTEAGTMSVCYSAAWDAKIVTSAWWVHHHQVSKTAPTGEYLTTGSFMIRGKKNYLPPSYLIMGFGFLFKVDEQSVFRHRGERKVKTVEEDVEEMASRTAEMLEEGEELVGEDSGAEDAAEDKKEELEAADGDGKDAARIPDSGGTPSERSDSESEEEGNSKQEASEELSYPDTTITLTHLQPNRSSQNVTFKKEDASQADVDAQGRKHMTAKQRREEKKKKQKQEVSEVEVKTEVAPTEQEVDRESKSGSGASQLPLKRGQKNKLKKIKEKYKDQDEEDRELMMQLLGSAGASKEEKDKGKKGKKAKGKEEAPKKPPPKPRQLVTTVKKPEQMTNEDEEAASAEQDDKEDDVDPDNPGAEEAENLLTSLTGQPHPEDVLMFAVPVCAPYSALSNYKHKVKLTPGSQKKGKAARTALMSFMKAKDTSVREKDLLRSVKDADLSRNMPGKVKVSAPNLLAAKRK; encoded by the exons ATGAAAACAAGATTCACCACAGCAGACATCAGGGCTGCTATCGCCGAGATAAATGCCAA CTACATGGGCATGAGAGTGAACAATGTTTACGATATAGACAACAAGACGTACCTCATCCGGCTACAAAA GCCTGACAGCAAAGCCGTTCTCCTGCTTGAATCCGGCATTCGGATACACTCCACCGACTTCGAATGGCCCAAGAATATGATGCCGTCAGGCTTTGCTATGAAA TGTCGTAAGCACTTGAAGACGCGGCGGCTGACGCAAGTGAAGCAGCTCGGCATCGACAGGATCATTGACCTCCAGTTTGGCTCCGACGAGGCCGCCTACCACCTCATTGTAGAACTCTACGACCGG GGTAACATCGTTCTCACAGACCACGAGTACACCATCCTCAACCTGCTGCGCTTTCGCACCGCCGAGGCCGAAGACGTCAAGATCGCCGTGAGGGAACGATACCCCGTGGAGAACGCGAGACCCCCAGAACCTCTCATCACTTTACAACG ACTGACTGAAATCATCGGCAAAGCGCAGAATGGAGAGCAAGTGAAAAGAGTGCTGAACCCTCACCTTA CCTATGGAGCCACTCTCTTAGAACACTGTTTCATAGAAGCCGGACTTTCGGGCTCAGTGAAAGTCGACAATCAAGTAGATGCTTCCCAAG TTGCACCTAAAATCCTGGAAGCCTTGCAAATGGCTGAGATGTACATGGAGAAAACAGAGAACTTTAGCGGCAAA gGCTTCATCATTCAAAAGAGCGAAAAGAAAGCAAGTTTAACGCCCGGGAAAGCCAGCGAAGAGCTACTCAC GTATGATGAATTTCACCCGTTCCTCTTTGCCCAACATTTAAAAAGTCCCTACCTGGAGTTTGAGTCCTTCAACAAG GCGGTGGATGAGTTCTTCTCCAAAATGGAGAGCCAGAAGATCGACATGAAAGCTTTGCAGCAAGAGAAGCAGGCCCTGAAGAAGTTGGAGAACGTCAAGAGGGACCACGAGCAGAGGTTGGAGGCTTTGCATCAAGTTCAG GAAGTGGACCGGGTGAAAGGCGAGCTGGTGGAGATGAACCTGGCCGTGGTGGAGCGAGCCCTGCAGGTGATCCGCAGCGCGCTGGCCAACCAGGTGGACTGGACCGAGATCGGCGTGCTGGTCAAGGAGGCGCAGGTCGCCGGCGACCCCGTGGCGTGCGCCATCAAGGACCTCAAGCTGCAGACCAACAACATCACCATGCTTTTAAA GAATCCTTATCTGACTGAAGAGGaacaggaggagaaggaggaggaggaaacctTGAAGGAGGCCATGCTGGAGAAgggcaagaaaaacaaaaataaagacaaaggtCAGAACAAGAAGTTGCAGAAGAACAAGCCCATGCTGGTGGACGTGGATCTCAGCCTGTCGGCCTACGCCAACGCAAAAAA gtACTATGACTGCAAGCGCAGTGCTGAAAAGAAGGAGCAGAAAACCATTCAAGCGGCAGATAAG GCGATGAAATCGGCTGAGAAAAAAACTCAGCAAACCTTGAAGGAGGTCCAGACGGTGACCACCATTCAGAAGGCCCGCAAGGTCTACTG GTTTGAGAAGTTCTTGTGGTTCATCACATCAGAGAACTACCTCGTCATTGCCGGGCGAGACCAACAACAGAACGAGATGATCGTTAAGCGCTACCTGCGGGCTG GTGACATCTACGTCCACGCTGACCTCCACGGCGCTACCAGCTGTGTCATCAAAAACCCCTCAG GTAATCCCATTCCACCTCGTACGCTGACCGAAGCGGGCACCATGTCGGTGTGCTACAGTGCCGCCTGGGATGCCAAAATAGTTACAAGCGCTTGGTGGGTGCACCATCATCAG GTGTCAAAGACCGCGCCCACAGGAGAGTACCTGACCACTGGCAGCTTCATGATCAGAG GAAAGAAAAACTATTTGCCGCCTTCCTACTTGATTATGGGCTTCGGCTTCCTCTTCAAA GTAGACGAGCAGAGCGTGTTCCGCCACAGAGGCGAGCGCAAGGTGAAGACGGTGGAGGAGGACGTGGAGGAAATGGCGTCCAGGACGGCGGAAATGTTGGAGGAAGGGGAGGAGCTCGTCG GCGAGGATAGCGGCGCAGAGGATGCAGCGGAGGATAAGAAGGAGGAGCTCGAGGCTGCGGATGGCGATGGAAAAGACGCGGCGCGGATACCGGACTCAGGCGGAACGCCGTCGGAGCGGAGCGACTCGGAGAGCGAAGAGGAAGGAAACAGCAAACAGGAAGCCAGCGAGGAATTGAGCTACCCTGACACCACCATCACACTCACTCACCTGCAGCCCAACAG GAGCTCTCAGAACGTCACCTTCAAGAAAGAAGACGCCTCTCAG GCTGACGTTGACGCGCAAGGGAGGAAGCACATGACAGCTAAGCAGAGACG agaagagaagaagaagaagcagaaacaggaagtgagtgaAGTGGAAGTGAAGACTGAGGTTGCGCCCACGGAACAGGAAGTGGACCGGGAATCTAAAAGTGGCAGCGGAGCATCCCAGCTGCCGCTGAAACGAGGCCAGAAG AACAAGCTGAAGAAGATCAAGGAGAAGTACAAGGACCAGGATGAGGAGGACCGTGAGCTCATGATGCAGCTGCTTGGG TCGGCCGGCGCCAGCAAGGAGGAGAAGGACAAGGGCAAGAAAGGCAAGAAGGCGAAGGGCAAAGAGGAGGCGCCTAAGAAGCCCCCTCCCAAACCTCGGCAGCTGGTGACCACCGTTAAGAAACCGGAGCAGATGACCAATGAGGACGAGGAGGCGGCTTCTGCCGAGCAAGACGACAAG GAGGACGACGTGGATCCAGACAACCCCGGAGCAGAG GAAGCAGAGAACCTTCTCACCTCACTGACGGGTCAACCTCACCCCGAGGACGTGCTGATGTTTGCAGTGCCCGTGTGCGCCCCCTACAGTGCACTCTCCAACTACAA GCACAAAGTTAAGCTGACGCCAGGCTCGCAAAAGAAAGGCAAAG ctgccCGCACCGCACTAATGAGCTTCATGAAAGCCAAGGACACTTCAGTGAGAGAAAAGGACTTGCTACGCAGCGTCAAG gacGCTGACCTGTCCAGAAACATGCCTGGCAAAGTCAAAGTGTCTGCTCCTAACCTGCTGGCGGCCAAGAGGAAATAG
- the mok gene encoding MAPK/MAK/MRK overlapping kinase isoform X2 encodes MLITVKVIFITRYSHSNARYKHERDKEMHRYKIIKKIGEGSFSVVAKTQSLKDGKMYACKTMKQTINSVEQANNLREVQAMRRLSPHANIIHLHELIFDKETGTVSLICELMEMNMYEFIKERQTPPPDFTVKHYMYQLCKSLDHMHSCGIFHRDVKPENILIKQNVLKLGDFGSCRSVNSKPPHTEYISTRWYRAPECLLTDGYYSLKMDIWSAGCVFFEIMSLNPLFPGSNELDQIGKIHDVLGTPEQCVLRKFKQSRAMHFNFPAKKGSGISRLLPNSGAPAVSLLYQMLAYDADERITAAMALRHAYFRELRLAEKKCERIPGVCGLFEGVEKKAPHITSNLLWRPSRLSKQMKGRHNRPTPLITHNTKHVAEPLSRRNASHYELPKLKMAAPGLQRSFPGSTLPGFTLTHRSILPAIVAKKCQSRLTKANHDSQPAGLKAGPMPPLDRKHGGGN; translated from the exons ATGCTAATCACAGTAAAGGTTATATTTATAACGCGTTACAGTCATTCAAATGCCCGTTACAAACATGAACGAGACAAAGAAATGCATc GctacaaaataatcaaaaagaTTGGTGAAGGTTCATTCTCTGTGGTGGCGAAAACTCAGAGTCTGAAGGATGGCAAGATGTACGCATGCAAGACTATGAAGCAGACTATTAACAG TGTGGAACAAGCCAACAACTTGCGGGAGGTTCAGGCGATGAGGAGGCTCAGCCCGCATGCAAATATTATCCACCTGCATGAACTCATTTT TGACAAGGAAACGGGCACGGTGTCTTTGATATGTGAGCTGATGGAAATGAACATGTACGAGTTTATTAAAG AGAGACAAACGCCACCGCCTGATTTTACGGTCAAACACTACATGTACCAGCTGTGCAAGTCACTCGACCACATGCACAG CTGCGGGATCTTCCACAGAGATGTGAAGCCAGAAAACATTCTTATCAAA CAAAATGTTCTTAAGCTGGGCGACTTCGGCTCGTGCAGGAGCGTGAACTCCAAGCCGCCGCACACGGAATACATCTCCACGCGCTGGTACCGGGCCCCCGAGTGTCTCCTGACCGACGGCTACTATAGCTTGAAGATGGACATCTGGAGCGCCGGGTGCGTCTTTTTTGAGATTATGAG CTTGAATCCTCTCTTCCCCGGTTCCAACGAGCTGGACCAGATTGGCAAGATCCACGACGTGCTGGGCACTCCCGAGCAATGCGTCCTGCGCAAATTCAAGCA GTCTCGGGCGATGCACTTCAATTTCCCCGCTAAGAAGGGCAGCGGGATCTCGCGACTGCTGCCCAACAGCGGCGCTCCGGCGGTGTCTCTGCTCTACCAGATGCTGGCCTACGACGCCGACGAACGCATCACGGCCGCCATGGCCTTGAGGCACGCCTACTTTCGGGAGCTACG GCTGGCAGAGAAGAAATGTGAACGTATTCCTGGAGTGTGTGGACTGTTTGAAGGCGTGGAAAAAAAAGCGCCTCACATCACTTCCAACCTCCTGTGGCGACCCTCTCGACTTAGCAAACAAATGAAAGGCAGACACAACAGACCCACCCCTTTAATTACT CACAACACGAAGCATGTAGCCGAACCACTCAGCCGACGCAACGCCAGCCATTACGAGCTGCCCAAACTCAAGATGGCGGCCCCGGGGCTTCAGCGCTCCTTCCCGGGCTCCACGTTGCCCGGCTTCACCCTCACCCACCGGAGCATTCTGCCGGCCATCGTCGCTAAGAAGTGCCAGTCACGCTTGACCAAG GCCAACCACGATTCACAGCCGGCAGGCCTGAAGGCGGGCCCCATGCCACCCCTGGACAGGAAACACGGAGGAGGcaactga
- the mok gene encoding MAPK/MAK/MRK overlapping kinase isoform X1, whose protein sequence is MYLEGAAYFCSRMRASLRNACKTAANNDWSNRSQKPGDKGGELAVTAHLWKKGYKIIKKIGEGSFSVVAKTQSLKDGKMYACKTMKQTINSVEQANNLREVQAMRRLSPHANIIHLHELIFDKETGTVSLICELMEMNMYEFIKERQTPPPDFTVKHYMYQLCKSLDHMHSCGIFHRDVKPENILIKQNVLKLGDFGSCRSVNSKPPHTEYISTRWYRAPECLLTDGYYSLKMDIWSAGCVFFEIMSLNPLFPGSNELDQIGKIHDVLGTPEQCVLRKFKQSRAMHFNFPAKKGSGISRLLPNSGAPAVSLLYQMLAYDADERITAAMALRHAYFRELRLAEKKCERIPGVCGLFEGVEKKAPHITSNLLWRPSRLSKQMKGRHNRPTPLITHNTKHVAEPLSRRNASHYELPKLKMAAPGLQRSFPGSTLPGFTLTHRSILPAIVAKKCQSRLTKANHDSQPAGLKAGPMPPLDRKHGGGN, encoded by the exons ATGTATTTAGAAGGCGCTGCTTACTTTTGTAGCCGGATGAG GGCAAGCCTTCGGAATGCGTGCAAGACGGCGGCGAACAACGACTGGAGCAACCGGAGCCAGAAGCCCGGTGACAAGGGAGGAGAGCTGGCGGTCACCGCCCACCTCTGGAAAAAGG GctacaaaataatcaaaaagaTTGGTGAAGGTTCATTCTCTGTGGTGGCGAAAACTCAGAGTCTGAAGGATGGCAAGATGTACGCATGCAAGACTATGAAGCAGACTATTAACAG TGTGGAACAAGCCAACAACTTGCGGGAGGTTCAGGCGATGAGGAGGCTCAGCCCGCATGCAAATATTATCCACCTGCATGAACTCATTTT TGACAAGGAAACGGGCACGGTGTCTTTGATATGTGAGCTGATGGAAATGAACATGTACGAGTTTATTAAAG AGAGACAAACGCCACCGCCTGATTTTACGGTCAAACACTACATGTACCAGCTGTGCAAGTCACTCGACCACATGCACAG CTGCGGGATCTTCCACAGAGATGTGAAGCCAGAAAACATTCTTATCAAA CAAAATGTTCTTAAGCTGGGCGACTTCGGCTCGTGCAGGAGCGTGAACTCCAAGCCGCCGCACACGGAATACATCTCCACGCGCTGGTACCGGGCCCCCGAGTGTCTCCTGACCGACGGCTACTATAGCTTGAAGATGGACATCTGGAGCGCCGGGTGCGTCTTTTTTGAGATTATGAG CTTGAATCCTCTCTTCCCCGGTTCCAACGAGCTGGACCAGATTGGCAAGATCCACGACGTGCTGGGCACTCCCGAGCAATGCGTCCTGCGCAAATTCAAGCA GTCTCGGGCGATGCACTTCAATTTCCCCGCTAAGAAGGGCAGCGGGATCTCGCGACTGCTGCCCAACAGCGGCGCTCCGGCGGTGTCTCTGCTCTACCAGATGCTGGCCTACGACGCCGACGAACGCATCACGGCCGCCATGGCCTTGAGGCACGCCTACTTTCGGGAGCTACG GCTGGCAGAGAAGAAATGTGAACGTATTCCTGGAGTGTGTGGACTGTTTGAAGGCGTGGAAAAAAAAGCGCCTCACATCACTTCCAACCTCCTGTGGCGACCCTCTCGACTTAGCAAACAAATGAAAGGCAGACACAACAGACCCACCCCTTTAATTACT CACAACACGAAGCATGTAGCCGAACCACTCAGCCGACGCAACGCCAGCCATTACGAGCTGCCCAAACTCAAGATGGCGGCCCCGGGGCTTCAGCGCTCCTTCCCGGGCTCCACGTTGCCCGGCTTCACCCTCACCCACCGGAGCATTCTGCCGGCCATCGTCGCTAAGAAGTGCCAGTCACGCTTGACCAAG GCCAACCACGATTCACAGCCGGCAGGCCTGAAGGCGGGCCCCATGCCACCCCTGGACAGGAAACACGGAGGAGGcaactga